One part of the Odontesthes bonariensis isolate fOdoBon6 chromosome 13, fOdoBon6.hap1, whole genome shotgun sequence genome encodes these proteins:
- the selenot2 gene encoding selenoprotein T2, giving the protein MAEYNQAGLLAALLLFTALTLRDVYLGRSGTQQPDGPGLSPDTLPDSEPGKPAKASMYTGPVLRFQYCISUGYSKVFQEHSHAISQVYPDMRIEGGNYPPTTVNRCLGNLFSYLKLLAILLIVSGQNPFPFLGLDTPRAWTWTQDNKIFSCLMAFFLCNMMETHFLSTGAFEVTLNDVPVWSKLQSGYVPNIQEMFQILDNHLKMNQGGHMTFSST; this is encoded by the exons ATGGCGGAGTACAACCAGGCCGGCCTGCTGGCGGCCCTGCTCCTCTTCACGGCTCTCACTCTGCGGGACGTTTACCTCGGCAGGTCGGGCACACAGCAGCCCGACGGCCCCGGCCTCTCCCCGGACACCCTGCCGGACTCAGAGCCGGGGAAGCCGGCCAAGGCCTCCATGTACACCGGGCCCGTGCTCCGGTTCCAGTACTG CATCTCCTGAGGCTACAGCAAAGTCTTCCAGGAACACTCTCACGCCATCAGCCAGGTGTACCCAGACATGCGCATCGAGGGGGGAAACTACCCCCCGACCACCGTCAACAG GTGTCTCGGTAACCTCTTCTCTTACCTGAAGCTGCTCGCCATCCTGCTCATCGTCAGCGGGCAGAACCCGTTCCCTTTCCTCGGACTCGACACCCCCCGAGCTTGGACCTGGACTCAGGACAACAAG ATCTTCTCGTGTCTGATGGCGTTCTTCCTCTGCAACATGATGGAGACGCACTTCCTGTCCACGGGAGCCTTCGAGGTCACTCTGAACG ACGTTCCCGTGTGGTCCAAGCTGCAGTCGGGTTACGTGCCGAACATCCAGGAGATGTTCCAGATCCTCGACAACCACCTGAAGATGAACCAGGGGGGTCACATGACCTTCTCCTCCACTTAG